The sequence TGATGGCCGTGGAGCAAAGCAGTTGGCCAACGTCAAGCCTCGACCTGACCACAAAGGCGTATCAAGAGACAAGCAtgagcaagagaaggagaaaccTCCCAAAGTAAAGAGAGCCAGGAGCACAGACTCTGAgagacgagggagagagggaagcagaAGGAGAACGCAAAACAAGGGCACAGGACACAGGAGGGAACGTGGGAGGAGCGAGGAGGCCCGAAGAAGTgacagaaaggaaagaaaagtcAGACCTATGGGCTCAGATGCCCCCAAGGATGATGTGCAAGACactgagtgtgtggtgtgcttcTGCTCCTATGACAATATGTTCAAGACCCCAAAGCTGCTTTCTTGTGGCCACACCTTCTGTCTGGAGTGTCTGGCTCGCATAAACGTTTCCTCATCTGAGCTCAAGACCTTGTCCTGCCCAGTGTGCCGTGAGCTCACCGAGCTGCCCCACGGTCGAGACCTGCCCCATCTGGTCAACAATGAGGAGGTCTTCAGCAAGCTGCCTTCAGGGATGCAAAAAGCACTGTCGGTTCGCTTCAAGCGCAACAAGGGCAAGCTAATGCTGAAAAAGCTCCCTCCTGCAAATTCAACCAATCCTAGCCTCACAAAGCAAAATAACACGTCAGTAGATGGTGTTTCCCTCCAACTGGGAACCTTGGAACAGGGAGTTACCTTAGCAACTGTCTTAGACGTGGGTCAGCCCCCAAGCAGGGTCAGGGGTCGTATGCGTCAGCTGTTCCGCTCCGACCAGTGCTACTACTCGGTTGTGGCGTCAGTCATCACCATCACTGTGGCACTGATGCTGGTAGGCATCTTGACCTTTGTGATTATGCCTAGTTTGGCCATCAATCCCGACAGACCTAATCAGACAAATGGCAGCCAATCACCGTCCAGAATAGGAGGTCATCAGGAACATGTCCATCCAGGTTGAGCAGGGACACTTAAAATAGTCTGGGATAGGAGGAATGGAAgattaaaaaatattattttagattGTAAAGACCATTACTGAGTTTGTCTGTGATTGTAAATGGTGTTGGTTTCATATGAAGACATGTAGTTATCAAAAGAAGACACTACTATGACTATGAACACTAAAGTTGGACTCGAACCAAGGAAATGCCTTGACAACATTTGAAAAAACTGATCATGTTGAATGGAATTTGATTTATTTGAGAATTAAGAGCTGAAAGTAGGAGAAGGAGATTCTTCTTAATAACCTACTTCGAACATTTACCATTAACTGTTCTATGTGACATTTAccagaaatgtaaatgtgctcAATGAAATTTTATGTTGAAATTAAACATGCCAAGATTATTTTGTTGACTTGGGGGCGCTCATATACACATGTGCACCCATTGGATCTTCATCCCTTAGTTTTACTGTTACTTTAACCCTTTCCTAATGGAAATTCAAATATTGGAACTTAAATACATGAGCTGCTGTCTACGTAACAAGGTATGATAAGAAGTAGTGGTGAAAAGTTGTGGCAGATTTTTCATGATTATAATTTTAATGCTTGCTTATATGCTCAGTAATACATGAACACGTCAGAACACCTGGAAAAGGTAAGGTTTTTCACCACCAGGGGCAAAC comes from Hypomesus transpacificus isolate Combined female chromosome 2, fHypTra1, whole genome shotgun sequence and encodes:
- the rnf183 gene encoding E3 ubiquitin-protein ligase RNF183, with protein sequence MSDNRDRENGDGRGAKQLANVKPRPDHKGVSRDKHEQEKEKPPKVKRARSTDSERRGREGSRRRTQNKGTGHRRERGRSEEARRSDRKERKVRPMGSDAPKDDVQDTECVVCFCSYDNMFKTPKLLSCGHTFCLECLARINVSSSELKTLSCPVCRELTELPHGRDLPHLVNNEEVFSKLPSGMQKALSVRFKRNKGKLMLKKLPPANSTNPSLTKQNNTSVDGVSLQLGTLEQGVTLATVLDVGQPPSRVRGRMRQLFRSDQCYYSVVASVITITVALMLVGILTFVIMPSLAINPDRPNQTNGSQSPSRIGGHQEHVHPG